The segment GGAAAATTTTTCTATTAATGCTTATCATTTTATCAAAGAATTATGAAGTTAATCTGCTGGAATGTAAATTCTATTAAACAGCGCATCAATCATGTGCAAAAATTAATCAAGGAAGAAAATCCTGATTTAATTCTCTTCCAAGAAACTAAAACTTTAGAGGAAAAATTTCCCTATCAAGAATTTGAAAATTATGGCTATAATATAAATGTAGTAGGACAAAAGACCTTTAATGGTGTAGCTATATTTAGCAAATACCCCATAGAAGAAATAGTTACCAAGTTACCAAGCTATGAAATTGACGATATGGATGAGCAAGCCAGATATATTGAAATTTTAATTACAGTTGGACAGGAAATTTGGCGGGTTATTTCTGCATATATTCCCAATGGACAAGAATTAGGTTCGGAGAAATTCAATTATAAATTAAATTTTTATCGAAGGCTAGAGCAACATCTGAGTAATTTAGCTACATATGATGAAAATATTATACTGGCTGGAGACTTTAATGTAGCTAATGAAGATATTGATTTATATGATAAAAACAAATTAAATGAAGCTATTTGCTGCTCTCATACAGAAAGAAAAGCCTTTCGTTCCTTGCTTTCCTGCGACCTTAATGATAGTTACAGATTAAAAAGGCCACAACAAGCTGCTTTTAGCTGGTGGGATTATAGAGGGGGTTCATTTGCACAAAATAAAGGGCTGAGAATCGATTACATCTTAACTAACCACAAAGCTACCGACTATTTAACCAATGCCGATATTTTAGAATCATATCGCAAGCTAGAAAAGCCATCAGATCATGCACCAATAGTTGCTACTTTTAAAACTCTTGACCTTTAGATTTAAGAGCATTATATTGCAGCCTCACTTTTTTTTAGATCAAATGGCAAGAAAATGTAGTTTAAAAGGAACAAAAACCCAATTCGGAAATAATGTTTCTCACTCAAATAGAAAAACTAGAAGACGCTTTGTGCCTAACATTCAGTCAGCTACTTTTATTAGCCAATATTTAGGAAAAATATCTTTAAATGTTACTTCCAGAACCATCAGAACCGTTGATTTCAAAGGTGGCATAGATAATTTTCTTATCAACAGTAAAGCTAAAAATCTAAGTGAATTAGGTCAAAAATTTAGAAGAAAAATCAAAAAAATCATTGCAAGCGACGATAACAAAGTTGAAGCTTCTAAGTAAAAATCACGCGCGTTAGCATAAAAACTAACAAATAAATAAATACCAATTCATCTTAACTAGGGTTGAAACTTATTTTGTATAATAAGCTTTTTTTCGAACGATGTGTTAGCCTTCTATGAAGTTAAAAATTATAGCAATAAATTAGCTTTACTCCAACAGTATACAGCACAAAACTAGTAACATTAGCTTAAAAATTTCATTTTAAATATAACTACCCCCTACAATAAACTATCTGCTTAATCACTTTGGTGAATTTTGGCTTATTAATTTATCTCCAACTTAAGTAAAAATATACAGCTAGATTTTACGGATCAAAGCGACAATTTGCTAAACTGCAGCCATGCTACCCCCTAACCACATAATGACCCATTTTGCGACCTTTTTTAGCTTCCATTTTTCCATAATGATGAGTTTTAACTGAACTATCTTGATTAAGCTCACTTAATTGATTTATCTCATCACCAATTAAATTTACCATTCGTCCAGAAAACAACAATTCTGCCTCTATTACACTCATACCCGCCGCTGCTCTAATGGCCTGCTCAAACTGTGAGTGCAAACATGCATCTAAAGAAAAATGACCACTATTATGTGGTCTTGGAGCAAATTCATTTACTAAAAGATCTTCTCCTTGCAGAAAAAATTCTATCGCCAAAACTCCAACATAATTTAATGCTTCTAGAGTTTTCTCCGCTATATTTTGCGCTTTTAGCTTGATTTCGTGGCTAACCACTGCTGGGAAAAAACTCTCTCTCAAAATACCTCCTTGGTGAATATTTTTAGCTAGATCATAAAAAACTATTTTA is part of the Alphaproteobacteria bacterium genome and harbors:
- the xth gene encoding exodeoxyribonuclease III produces the protein MKLICWNVNSIKQRINHVQKLIKEENPDLILFQETKTLEEKFPYQEFENYGYNINVVGQKTFNGVAIFSKYPIEEIVTKLPSYEIDDMDEQARYIEILITVGQEIWRVISAYIPNGQELGSEKFNYKLNFYRRLEQHLSNLATYDENIILAGDFNVANEDIDLYDKNKLNEAICCSHTERKAFRSLLSCDLNDSYRLKRPQQAAFSWWDYRGGSFAQNKGLRIDYILTNHKATDYLTNADILESYRKLEKPSDHAPIVATFKTLDL
- the rpmB gene encoding 50S ribosomal protein L28, producing the protein MARKCSLKGTKTQFGNNVSHSNRKTRRRFVPNIQSATFISQYLGKISLNVTSRTIRTVDFKGGIDNFLINSKAKNLSELGQKFRRKIKKIIASDDNKVEASK